The Trichomycterus rosablanca isolate fTriRos1 chromosome 15, fTriRos1.hap1, whole genome shotgun sequence genome contains a region encoding:
- the micall2b gene encoding protein-methionine sulfoxide oxidase mical2b, whose translation MAAVKALQQWCKIQCEGYRDVAITNMTTSFRDGLAFCALIHKYRPDLIDFDSLSKENIYENNHLAFRVAEEELGIPALLDAEDMVALRVPDRLSILTYVSQYYNYFHGRSPIGGMAGIKRPAEESINQESKKKNQPDPESGKKNQPVTAKVFGVPKADMGTKNEVLVERSNRSSTLSSSCSVCNNHVHLVQRHLVDGKLYHRNCFRCNECSNILLSGTYKPGKMPNTFVCKSHYNTQKFPATQTTQITPPARSVQTVPSVSLTPASRPADNVRFTPSLNVSTPASKPADNARSTPSFSISTPASKPADNVRFTPSLSTSTPASKPADNVRSTPSLSTSTPASKPADNVRSTPSLSTSTPASKPADNVRFTPSLSMSTPASKPADNVRSTPTITISNSAPKPADSDRSTPSFSISTPASKPADNVRSTPSFSISTPASKPADNVRSTSSLSISNSAFKPLSNIQSTPTTTISNSAPKPVSSLGKEPTLSTLSSHWLLGKKEGSFTPKPAPRYKLAPSHSETKTVKSPADQKVLSDTSKGPSSTVLRNQEARQRFFETSSDPVSTGPDTKSSTASPAAGSAGAGRGAGKGRVALRVGDCAKENNKEKENDKEKDKAKSVISKFVTDEKSQSGSPAGRFGGLRTNASTNVSPVDGANKGHTRVLLKPLDIDVELNVSPTSNKTAGWLKTKDQTLSYTQPAGNKETAAPTDWRAMLKPVSKGSKWSVSHTPFTFANFHVNLPCQFPSFSCPFCPLHLIRSAESSKDSTQTSIQNKTSETLPRPWESNASSSSSKSPSTSSLEDSTAPYRKDGESQKYSNTGSDLSHSGYSSATKPQELSKSNPDYIPREEILQELKEIERNLDELEKQGVELEKRLRQCEEAEEEDVLTNDLMVDWFNLIRSKQVYIRRESELVYIGKSQDLEEEQPNVEAELRKLLEKPDHLKTPRDRKREEELMAKLVEIVNDRNAIVDGLDEDRLREDEEDEQLKKMLQDLDIKKEKKKRSISRFFSRKSKHESGEN comes from the exons GCCTTTAGAGTGGCAGAAGAGGAGCTgggcatccctgctctgttggACGCAGAAGACATGGTGGCTCTCAGAGTACCAGATCGACTCAGTATCCTCACTTACGTCTCCCAGTATTACAACTACTTTCATGGCCGCTCTCCAA ttGGTGGAATGGCAGGTATCAAGAGGCCAGCTGAAGAGTCTATTAATCAGGAATCGAAAAAGAAGAACCAACCTGATCCGGAATCAGGGAAGAAAAACCAACCGGTCACAGCTAAAGTATTTGGCGTACCTAAAGCAGATATGGGAACCAAG aaTGAGGTCTTGGTTGAGCGGTCCAATAGATCGAGCACATTAAGCAGTAGCTGCAGTGTCTGCAACAACCACGTCCACCTCGTTCAGCGCCACTTAGTGGATGGAAAACTTTATCACAGAAACTGTTTCAG GTGCAACGAGTGCTCCAACATTCTTCTCTCTGGTACCTACAAACCAGGAAAAAtgcccaatacttttgtctgcaAGTCCCACTATAATACACAAAAGTTTCCAGCTACCCAAACCACCCAGATCACACCACCAGCTCGCAGTGTCCAAACTGTGCCATCTGTCAGTTTAACTCCTGCCTCAAGACCTGCAGACAATGTCAGATTTACACCATCTCTTAATGTCTCGACTCCTGCCTCCAAACCTGCAGACAATGCCCGATCTACACCATCTTTCAGCATCTCAACTCCTGCATCCAAACCTGCAGACAATGTCCGATTTACACCATCTCTCAGCACCTCAACTCCTGCTTCCAAACCTGCAGACAATGTCCGATCTACACCATCTCTCAGCACCTCAACTCCTGCTTCCAAACCTGCAGACAATGTCCGATCTACACCATCTCTCAGCACCTCAACTCCTGCTTCCAAACCTGCAGACAATGTCCGATTTACACCATCTCTCAGCATGTCAACTCCTGCCTCCAAACCTGCAGACAATGTCCGATCTACACCAACCATCACCATCTCAAATTCAGCCCCCAAACCTGCAGACAGTGACCGATCTACACCATCTTTCAGCATCTCAACTCCTGCTTCCAAACCTGCAGACAATGTCCGATCTACACCATCTTTCAGCATCTCAACTCCTGCTTCCAAACCTGCAGACAATGTACGGTCTACATCATCTCTCAGCATCTCAAATTCAGCCTTCAAACCTTTAAGCAATATCCAATCTACACCAACCACCACCATCTCAAATTCAGCCCCAAAGCCAGTGTCCAGTCTTGGAAAAGAACCTACACTGTCTACATTAAGCTCTCATTGGTTGCTTGGTAAGAAGGAAGGCTCATTTACTCCAAAACCGGCCCCTCGTTACAAACTGGCACCATCACATTCAGAGACCAAGACTGTGAAAAGTCCAGCAGACCAGAAAGTGCTATCAGATACGTCTAAAGGCCCCAGTAGCACAGTTCTGCGGAACCAGGAGGCCAGACAGCG ATTCTTTGAGACCAGCAGTGATCCTGTGAGCACTGGGCCAGACACTAAAAGCAGCACAGCAAGTCCGGCTGCTGGGAGTGCAGGAGCTGGCAGAGGTGCTGGTAAAGGCAGGGTTGCACTCAGAGTGGGAGACTGTGCAAAGgagaataataaagaaaaagagaatGATAAAGAGAAGGACAAGGCCAAGTCTGTCATTAGCAAGTTTGTGACTGATGAAAAAAGCCAAAGCGGCAGCCCTGCAGGACGATTCGGTGGGCTGAGAACTAATGCCAG TACCAATGTTTCGCCTGTGGACGGTGCCAACAAAGGCCACACCAGAGTGCTGCTCAAACCACTGGACATAGATGTGGAACTGAATGTGTCTCCCACTTCAAACAAAACAGCAGGCTGGCTCAAAACCAAAGATCAAACCCTCAGTTATACACAGCCAGCCGGCAACAAAG AAACTGCTGCACCTACTGACTGGAGAGCCATGCTCAAACCTGTGAGCAAGGGTTCAAA ATGGTCTGTCTCTCATACACCCTTTACG TTTGCTAATTTCCATGTAAACCTTCCCTGCCAATTCCCATCTTTCTCCTGTCCTTTTTGTCCCCTTCACCTCATTAGAAG TGCTGAAAGCTCCAAGGACTCGACACAGACCAgcatacaaaataaaacatctgaGACGTTGCCTCGGCCCTGGGAGTCCAACGCAAGCAGCAGCAGCTCCAAGTCGCCCTCCACCAGCTCGCTTGAAGACAGCACTGCACCCTATAGAAAAGATGGAGAGAGTCAAAAAT ACTCCAACACAGGCAGCGATTTATCGCACAGTGGATATTCTTCAGCGACAAAGCCACAGGAGCTCTCCAAG tcGAATCCTGATTACATTCCCAGAGAAGAGATTCTTCAGGAGCTAAAAGAGATTGAAAGAAATCTGGATGAGCTGGAGAAGCAAGGCGTGGAGCTGGAGAAACGGCTCAGGCAGTGTGAGGAGG CGGAGGAAGAGGATGTGTTAACCAACGACTTAATGGTAGACTGGTTCAACCTGATCCGAAGCAAGCAGGTGTACATCCGACGAGAATCTGAGCTGGTCTATAT TGGGAAGTCGCAGGACCTGGAGGAGGAGCAGCCAAATGTTGAGGCAGAACTTCGGAAGCTGTTAGAAAAACCAG ATCACTTGAAGACACCCAGAGATCGCAAGCGAGAGGAGGAGCTGATGGCAAAACTTGTGGAAATAGTCAACGACCGAAACGCTATTGTGGACGGACTTGACGAGGACCGACTGAG GGAGGACGAGGAGGATGAGCAGCTAAAGAAGATGCTGCAAGACCTTG